The genomic stretch ATATGTGCACCTTGTATTTAAGACTAGGGCTGTGTAATGGCATGTCAATATGACATGTCCTATGATACGTATCCCAATAgagtaccagacaatatttcactatttctttaaattataacttaggaattatttgaatattaatgcatttttcacaaagtaaaattgtaaaatgtgttatttaatcatcagaacattaagcaatccaacaaaaaagtaagactgaactacatctttaatttaaaataattcaataaatatCGCCTTGACAGTAGTTGCAGTAGAATCGCCAAAttaaatatcacgatatttcactgaattgatattttcttacaccccatGTAAGGATTTAAGAGCTCACAAGAAAGGACAAAAAGTGACAAGCGCTCTCACCTTTACCTGGTCTGAAGGGTTTCGACTGGCTGACTGTCATGTGAGGCATCTGAACCTGGTACATGGCTGGAGACTGCAGGAGAAAGGAGTGAAGACAACTCTGAGAGACAATCAACAACAATCATCTCCACTTCAGtttctaatcatttttgttCAGATATTTTCACTTATGTTGATGGAAAGCAAACATTGGCCCTTAAAAATTGCTTTGCCAGCTAATCCCTCcccttaaaaatataataataactaATAAGTTGTTTTCTTTACTGGGGGGGAACATGCACCGGGTATAAAAAGTGCATTCGAACCCAAACTCTGCTCATTCCATTACTTCTCCATAACATCATGCAACTCCATCACAGAAATACTGCACCAGCAACAACCAGGCTCACATTCATTTTAGCTTGCAGACGTTTCTCTGGTCAACAGGAGAGTAGAAACTAAACGTGGTTTTCAGAGCATCAATTGCAATAAGAAGTTGGCAAACCAACATCTGATGGATATTTAACAAGCAAGCAGAACATTTCAGTGTCGATTGgggttcaaaagaaaaacaggggGGAggtggtaaaaagaaaaaatttagaaaaatgcacaaaCCTTCCATATTATGCTTTTCTAATGGAGCGAGAGAGACAGGAGGAGGGGAGAAAAGGGAAGAAGAACCACTCTTGTTATGTATTGTCTGAATCTGATGTTGGATCACCAAGTTTTTCTTAAAGCaacacaattaaaaagtaacagctttcatgaaaaaaaacaaaaaaaaatttaataaatgctttgagaattcttactttttaaagcCTTAAATTCATATTCAGTtgagtgaaaacattttaaagtactCTCATGCATCCAAACAAACCTTTGTGAAAGTCAAACTGAGGGAACAGGAATCAATCAAATCATTAGAACATCAGACAGAAGTCACACTGATGAAAACTGGAATTGGTTTTCATGAAACCAGCCTTTCATGCTCGATCTATGTTATGTTTATCTGCGCTCAACGGCAGGAAAGCGCCTCCATGTGGACGGTCTCAGAATGCAGGCGAGTCTCACCTGAACTCCAGGACTGACTGGTGTGAGGGGATACATCTGAGGGAAGCAGACTGGCTGCCCGTACACAGTCTGAGGTGGAGGGACCACGATGGAGGGGCTGGGCTGGCCCTGAGGCCGGGGGGGTGTGGGGGTGTTGGCGGGTTTGGGCTAATAAAAGGCAGACAGGAACACAGAATGAGAAAACAGAAACTTCCTGAAGTTCTGCTAAACAGTTAAAAGCTCAGATTGTCATCAGATTCATCAGAAACCCCGCTGGAGCCTTTTTACAGCCGACCTTGAGCTGACCTTCTCTAAACACCCGTCCAGACGTTTGTTTTTAGACTCACAGCTCAACATACTGCTGCGTAAATGAGACAGAAACTGCAGAAATCTCAACCAAACGTTAGATTCCATCTGGGAATCTTCTGGTTTATCTCTGGACTTTTCAGGCGTTTTGAAACTTAGGATGTATTCAGAATGGAAAAGTCAGTTGGTCTGGACAGAGTtcacttaatttggtccagatcgaaTCCTGAATAGTGGTGGAACAAAATCGACATGcaggagaatctgatcgttctcctcctgaactttgatAGTTTTCTTACTTGTATTGAGACGACAAAAGAAAAGTTCTCTACTTTTATCAGTTTTGCTTTTCCTCTCCTCAGATTACCAGCAAGTCCTCAGACTTGTTCACAGAGagacggaagtaccgctgaaataagccgtcattcagatgcagctcctgcagtggATGCTGAACCTCACTGTACTGGGAGAACCTCTGAATGATCttatgaacccaaacatggagacatgattaccagAACTCTTCAAAATGTCTGAACATCGTCAGGTTGTTGCGTTTACAAACTCATTTAGTACAAATGTCTATGTAGAAGTAAATGGTGGTGGTTGAGTGGGATCTGTCTAATTCTTGGTTGTGAGCTGCAGCAGGACGACACTGACCTGAGTGTTGAATCTGGGCTTGAACTCATTAGCATTCGGGTTCAGAGTTGATTTTCGTACTTGACTGCAGAAGAATAAAAGgtacaaaagttatttttttcattaagagAAAgtccagaaactttttttatttggcaacTTGAAATTCAAACacgttttgcagaaaaaaagttttgtattgTAGCCTCTCAAACAGGAGTTGGCAACCTGAGTCACATGTGCCACAGTTGACATGCAGAGAATTGACAACAACTTCATcataaaaaattcattttaaagtgacattttttttcacaatgagCTTTTTTAGCATCATAAGGAAAGGGTTCATTCACACGGTGTTGTTACTGTGACCTCTCCCACCTGTataaatactttattgtttCACAAAATGTACAACACTTTCTATGTCAGTCTTCATGAACAGGCAATTTAATGAATGTGCAGCGTAcggaaaaaaaccctaaatttgGCAGGGTggaattaaaacatgttttgaaactGAGATTACAGGTGGAGCGTTATGAGCGAGTGATGGAACGTGAGCGCGTTGAGGAGTAGGAATATCATGAAGCTGATCCGCGAGCTCTTGTACACGTTTATGACTGCAAAGCTCATTTTTTGGCATCACAGTGGCTGACATTTATGAAATTATAAGTTCAGTTTGTTGAGTAATAACCAAGCAAAGTCAGATTAAACCcactttctttctgttctgcaaaatgtcaaaatgaaatgtgaacaagttttttttaattaatattacaGCTGATTGTCACTTTATTGATATAATtataagtaaaaacatttagtttaaaatgcaataaaagcaCAATCAAATAGTGAATTTACATGAAGTTACTCAGGCTGTGTCTCAAAgacgaattagccaaaatagccttttttaaaCGGTTGTGAAGTTCTTAGAAACTTTGATGGTGTATTTTCTGACATATTCAATCCTTTTGCTGTAGATATGAAATGCCACAAACGCagtactttttgtttaaaacaaacatagttCCAATACTATTTCAACTTTGCCCCATTTTCCTTGTGCAATATTGATACCAAAGAACTGTTTTGAGTTAATGCCAATAtatgctttaaaaagttatttgaccTGCTGTTTATATtggaaatgatttgtttttcttggtaTCAGAGTTTGGATTATGCTTGGTAATGGCACAGTTGTTAAGGAGAAAATTTAACGTTGGCACTTGATACCATAAACGTTGCTGACCCTGCTCTGAaggaaacttttaaatgtttttttttacagaatgaTCTCCAACTTGCCTGTTTGCATTTACCACTGAATATTTACAACAATTGGGATTCTTCTATACTCACTCTTGCACTGCttcctttttctcctccttctcctcatGTTTGGATCCACTCAGTGTGGATGTCTGAACTCCTTGGGACGTCACGTCCAGGCCTGTCCTCTTCGGGTCTGCTGCTGAAGGAGATGGAGAAAGTGCAGCAGGGCTATCCGGCTTACTAGTGTTTGAACTTGTTGTGGGGGGAACCGGCGCAGCTTCAGAGGCTGGAGCAGAAACCCCTGCGACATTATCTTCAGCGGCGTCCCACCCCACTGCAGATGCTTTGTCTAGAGGAAGATCTTTCGGCTTGTCAGCTGGATCTCTGACGGGTTTGGTACTCACTTCAAAACTTGAGTCTGAGTTTGAACTAGACTGAAGCTGGATAACACATGAAGAGATTAGTCGTGTGTTCtcaatacatttattattttttgtgtcatgGTGGACAGATTCTTACCTTAAAATCTACACTAAATTTCTTCAGATTATCTATTTGTTTTCTGTGGTCTGATGGCATCGAAGGAGGTCctgaaggcaaaaaaaagatttaaactttaAGCAATAACATCTATTAAAACTAAGCTGCATAATATTAAAGCATAACCAATAAAATAAGGTTTGAGGCGGCGATGAATGTGTATTCTAAGAATGATTACAATCAGTGGTCTCCAATCCCCAGGCCGACTGGTCATTTGGTCACAGAGAAACTTACATTCttactgttttgtttattatcgGATTCTGAAgaagttttcttttgtaaaattaccAGATTCTCTCCACCAAGTCTGTCAATGACTCACTCTTCAAGCATGTTTGTCTCGTATGTTCAATACATTCACTACCTTCTTAAAGAGGCTGCTCCAGCCAATAATAGAAACTCCCGAGCTagtaaagttaacaaaaaaacaaattgactAAAGTGTCACTGAGGAAACAGTAGGAGAGCCTTTAgcttaaaggaaaaagaaagtttcatttaacagacaaaaccaggagtcttgCCATTTTGCGCTTCAGTTTTCGCAGATATATTTTTAGTGctattttgcattgttttttaattttgacctGATTACCTTGTTAATTAATCTCTGGGTCGTATttcctgtacagaatgcattcagtttACCAAATGTACAAGAATATTCGGTCTATAATTCTGGAcgtatttttctatgaaggtttaaacttttaaacaagtGTGAAATTTTTCCTGTCTGTCTAATAAGAGTATAAATTGTGTATTGAAAGGGTttgacagccccaaaacatatGAAGTAAATGTAAAACGAAGAAGACTTCTTTGCAGATTTCACCTATTgtgagttatttttagaacaaaactcCTGGGATATGTGAGAGAACACTGCACTCAAAATAAGGACTTATCGCTAATGTTTCAGACTCTAATGTTACAAGAacgttgctaataaagttgcaaaCAGAGTGgattcacatttttagaaaataccagtttatgACGgttgtcttgttttattttgatggatttattatttaaaagtcgGATGAAAGTTGGAATCCAGTTTTAGAGGGTTGACAGACAAACTATGCTTCACGTTAATAAATTCTACATAAAATCCAGTgcacaaataaagatttaaaccAGCAGATGTTTCACAGAAGATCAACATCTCCCTGAAAGGTTAAGggaaacaaaatctaaatatcAGACATGAACTTGAAACTTGTTTGTATAAGCCAGTCCATCAGCGGcctgaaaaagtttggggacccctgattactATGATGTGTTAATACGAAACATTCACAACTGAATCTTCAGACTTTTTACGTACCTTTACAGACCGCTCTATTAATACTAGGTGAACTGTCCAGGGACTTGATGTCCTTGTTTGCTGACGGTGGTGTCTGTCTCGTCTCCTGGATGCGACATTCTTTAGCTGCACAgaaatattatgattttttaagcacaaaaactgagcAAGCGTTCggaattttttaacaaaatattggGAAACGTTGAAGTTACCGTCTCCTGTTGGAGACGTGACCATACTCGGGGTGGGGCTAGTGGTTGTAGGTGAAGGAGCTGATGTCAGCGCTTCAGTGGCTCCCATCTGGGGTgaggggagggaggaggagccagGGGAGCTCCCCCCCATACTGTTTTGTCGTGGTGACCGAGGGCGGTGAGCTTAGGaggagatgaaaagaaaaatgatttagttGGAAAATCAGAATTCTAGACTCATCTACAAACCATGATAGTAATCACAAACACTAATGCATTTAAGAAATATGAGGACTTAAAAAGAAATCCATCAATTACACAAAGCTAGAAGTAGGAAAAGTTTGTCAAAAGTGTACTAAAAGCTGTACTAAATCTATGCATGGTGTTAGTTCACCCATGTTTCATCTCAATGTGCCCCCTACTTTACTCAAATCTTTCTAATTTCacctcaatttaaaaaaaaagaacacaaaactccccatatgacaataaaaatgttcattcgGTAAGTCAATAAAGTTTACGGAGTGCCTTTCACTCGTCTGATGGTGTGATGCAACATTTGATCAGTTTGTGGAGTCGACCCCAAAAACACTCCTACTCTTCACTGCAGCTCCACAGATAAACTGCAGTCGTCAAGAGTTTAAGTGAATGTCTTGGTCTGATAAGCTGAACGCAGCTAATCACAAGTTAACTGATTACTCCATTTTTAACTCCAagcatttaaacattaaatcttaattgaaaaaaacaagaaaatgtataactactttggtttatttttctaaaatatttttaaaaaaaagcttattaaGTGATTCATGTATTTTCATTGAAGTATTTTCATTCAGAGCATTTACCTCCACTGACTACCGAGGACCAGGTTCCTCCAGAAGAGTTGTTCCTGTTCGGTGGAGCTGTTTGCGCCTCTCCTGATGAATTGTGGGAAATCAAGTCCACTCCGGGGGGGATTCCACCGATTCGAGAGGGCGGCACTCTGTGTGAACGAGGGGTGCGCTGAGATTTCGGAGACATCCTTGGAGGGCCTGCAGATACAGGAAGCACACCTTCGTAAGCAAACAGTGATAAgtataacatttgtttttgatcattgtaaaagtttatttcaataagattaaaatttaaGCCCCACAACCTTAAAAGTATGTTTCAATGTCCCTATTCAAATGgtgaaataaatgttaataaagaaacagaaactgatcctgtaatgataaaaaaaacatacttcaaaccaaaacagacacaaaacaggaaaaaaaaaaaaagacaactacTTTGAAAATGGTACCACTTTTAAATCTAAATCAGTTTTCACTCACGGGATTCAGTATCATATCAAAGCAAATCAATCTGTTTACATTGCTGCGTTTGAGTGCATGTTCTCTATTGTATGTATTACATTAGAAGCACCAGGCTCTAAATTATTCATCCCACCTTTCAGTCAGTGCATTAGCAGAACTCATTTCAGTTACAGTTACAGCTGCACAAGCTCATTAAATCCAAACACTGTCCTGGTACCAGATTACAACTGTGCAATTCACCAATTTGGGGATTGAAAGATTTACTTCTGCACTCAACAACATTTCCATTTAAGGTTCTGTCAATTACTTCCTGTATTCTAATAACCTATTACACagctttatagaaaaaaaaatctaaaaaaaatactgttacgtaacttttttgagttaaaaaaaaaaaaaaaagtaaaattaataaCCTTTGAGGTTCCTCCTTAAAGTTATGAGCATCTTTCAATAATTACATCCAAAACTGGTTTgacaacttttaaactgtatagtttgaaccaaaccaaaattattttcaacttctATTGTCACTGTACAGATGTGCAAAAAGAATGTGTTTACTTTGACTTCAATAATGGTTACAAGGCTAGTTTTAGCAATTTTTACTAATATGTCTGATTTGGTTACTTTTTGATCTTCAGCATTTGCATTTACAGCTGTCTGAAATAACACCTTCGCATATGTGTATAAAGTACGGTTGAGTAGCTAGTGATGGTCatgcagagaaataaaaaaaatgatggaaaaaatctgttttaaatataaaaaattaagtcaaaacTCCTTAAAATTTCCATCTTCATGGGTATTTTCAATCCAGTGACCTGCaaatgcagaaacaaaacaaacagcaactaaaagagtttaaaaataaactaaaaaactacaaTGGAATATTCATCCATCTGTATCCTTCTACTACTAAATATCTCACTGACAGCCTCACAAGGCTGTACAGTCGTGGGTTTTGTGGAATCAAAAATAATCAGTCTGCTTTGCTGCATACAAGGTGAGAAACTGGTGACTTTGCACTTAGTGATTGAACCTTTGTTAGGCAGAAAGCACAGAAGAAGCACAACACCTTTATGCACCCACATGCCAAGATGAAACTGCCTAAATGACTGACCAAGGGTCAGCCTTAAGTACTTATAACTTAATGTAATTTGGCATTAAGTAAACAAAGATAAATGCGTTTTGGTTGATCTGTCAAAAAATCTGACCCCAAATCAGTCTGAGAAAGCAATTTCACCACTTCTGTTTCACATTAGACCTGGGCAAATTTATTATGAAAGTAGCTTTTCGTCgtatttattcacttttgtAACTTTTCTATTATTGTTTAGAGAGTGTGACCAGTTCAACCCCTCAACTTTCATGGAGTCTTTGCCCAGGTCTGCTCCACAATCATGTGGATACCTTCTGAAGACATGCGTTTGGGCAGAGTGGAGGCTGGCGACGTGGGCCCATGGTGAGAaaaggaggatgaagaggaagaaTAGGAGGGATGGGACGAATGAGAGGAAGGCCTGGAAGGTCGAGAGGGGGGTCTGGAGGGTGGTCTTGTGGGCGTGGTCGCCCGAGGAGGCAGAGAGGAGGGGCCAGACTGGTAACGAGAGGGGGGACGAGAGGAAGGAGACGGACAGGGTGAGGGCCAATGGGATGAACCTAAAAGAGGCAAGGACAAATGATCAAGGATGACAAACTAGTAAAAGTGGAGGCGGaggaagaaacaaaaaggtATAGCAGTCATAGAAAAAAGGAGGGTTGGCACAACTAAAGCAGAATaacatgaaatgtttttcttaaacattaAAGATCTGAAATATTAACCGTTACTaaaactataagaaaaaaaggatagaaaaaagaacaatgtaACAAATAAGAGGTGGCCACATCTACATCAcgccacagaaaacatttcattaacaTCAATTAGtttcagaagcttttttttattagtgtaaACCCCTGAATTGCAAGTTCTGCATTAAACATACCTCCATTGACCACTCGCTGGTCAGTCCCAGAGTTGGGACTGTAGTCGTGGGGTCCCGCTCGAGGAGCTGAGGGTCCAACAGAGCCTTGACCCAAACGAGGCGAGTTCTGACGCCCTGTGCCCCATGACAACGGCTCCCTGTTCCTCTGACCAGGTGGAACATACTTGTTCTCTCTGCAAgtagacacacaaaaaaagaagagggtTTTCAGATAAACACAACATaatttttctttactgatttaTGCTCTTTGAGGCACGGAGAAAGCAGTTTTGTAAACTAgtggtgtagggaaaaatcgattcacCAATTTATCGCAATGTTAAATTTGGCAATATTTGTATCAATGCTGATCAGATGATATCAAAGtgtcagtgtcttacttttccACCTTAACCAGCACACTGAGACTCTTTGAACAGCTCTACACCAAACCCACACAACAAGATCTcatgagaaccagcttgtgttaaatgttcagccAGCCTTGTGGTTTTtattatgagacatgtacttctttgtttttatttgggatgGGCATCAATCCGAAACTCTGTGCCATGTTGCTCCCAGTATCATAAAATCCAGATTGCTGAGCTTCGTAGCGGGCTCAGATAAAAAGAAGTGATTTTGAACTAAGAACACATGAAACACTGTACATGTTTAAAAGGAAACTATTCAGTTCGGACACAAAAGTAGAGAAAGAATCTGGAACATCAAAAGTATTGAAATCaatgatgttaaaaaacatatatgtgaaaaacttaaaatgagtTCTTCCACCAGCGATTTCTTCCTTAAACAgtcatctttttcaaatgttacatGTAATACATTGTGTTTtagcttcttttcttttgtggaaAACTCTTGTggtttactgtttttaaaatatgcaatCAAATGTAGAATATTTTTGGACTTGTTGTTAGACAAGCAGCTGCTGAAATCCTGGCAGTGAAGGAACTCTGTGGTGTGACCagcttcagtttcttttttttttttttaaagcacatattcACTTTTTCTCCTAACCACAAATTCTGGGCCTACATGAATTTATGGAAGTGCATGTAGATTTTAGATAACAGGCAACAACCTCATAAAGTTCACTTTTAGGAATAGTTCCTGCAAAAAAGAAATggtaaaatatattgtaaatttttatCTACTGCTGTATTGAACTTGAAGTGTAGAACCACTGAAAAAGACTTTAATGCTAAAATCACCACATGCTGTTAGCCCCCAACTACACCTCAAAGCAGAGATGTGAACATGACGATGCTCTCACCTGCTCAGTGCATGAGTCTCCCTCTCCCCTCGCACCACAGCAGTGTACTTTTCCTCCTCAGTGCGTTCGTCGTTCTCCAACGCCACTCGGGCCTTGTACGAGGCACTGGCCTCAATCTCCTCTGCCAGCTGAGCGGCGCGAGCTTCTCTCTTCAGGAACTCTTCAGAGTTGTCACGCTCCAAGGGGAGTCTGGGAAACAAGATCAAAAAAGTCAAGAATAGTGTAGAGTTAACATGCATTTCCAGGGCTCCAAGTCTCTGTGTAGATGAAGCAGCAGAGAAATTGAGCAGGAAAGTCAGCAGAAAAGACACTAGAGCTTACGTATATGTGGACAGGCTGCTGTCATACGTGGACAAGACTCCATACTTCTCCTCGTTGTACTTGAACATGTCATTGGGATCCCAACCGTTTGACTGGTTTGAGGATAGAGCagaatttgacaaaaaaggaCTCAATAAATGCCCAAAACTGAACATGTCAAACAGTTAGTCAATACTGTGGTTTAAATGACAACTTCATATCTACCACATAAACATTTTATAGTCGTGTTTGCGTTCGTTTTCTCACCACATCTGTATCTAGAGACTCCAGGCTGTCAGAATTGTGAGCATCTCCTCCATCCCAGGGCTCCAGATCTTTCTCTTTGTGCTCTCCGTTGATCCTTCCAGTGACGGCTGCATCTGTGAAGttgtctgatttaaaaaaaaaagacactttagaCATGggcagaataaataaacactgttCTAAATTCCTAATAGCAAGCAAAGATTAAGCTAATATATTATGATATTTAGATATTGAATCTACAGGAACATCTGCTCACATGCAGACctgaattcaaataaaaacacaaaagtgatctttaaaattaatttgagcAGCTGCTAAAGCTTGGTTCATTTAACCCAGAAATGATtcatccaaaataaaatataaatacattctaGTGAGAAGTCACTGATTTGTTTGTGATTTAAATTAGAAGTTTGTGTGTCAATAAAAAAGGACTTGTTTTATATTGGGTCTCATTGAGTATATGTACTTTGAAGTACTATAATGGTTTGGCCaaacaaagtttatttgtaACAGAAGTAACTCCAACTTAGACCCATAAGGAAATGTGATTGCATCTCTGCAGTTATTCTCAGACCTGATACTGATGGTCAAGTCTGTCAAGTAGTTCGGTACCACAATTTAGAGCAGTCCGAGATTAAACTTCAATTTAAAGACCTCcgacaaaacaaataaataaaatcgaaTGAATCCTCTGCCCTTTAATGGTTTGGTTAAAAGTTCTGCAGAGGAAGTCCAACTTCAGGACCAGCATTGTAACAGAAGTGAAAATGCACAATCATAAAGGTCAGCAAAAGAAACACTAGAAACTGAATTAAGAATTCAAATTCCTCCACTATACGACGagcaaaaagattttattttattttatgttccaTTAAAAGACAGCGAAATATGAGCCAGTGGAAGAATTCTCATTCGTCTTTTATATCTGGTGATATTTCATGCCGACATGCTTACAATTACAAGAAAGccaaaataaagttaatcaGAGTTAACAGTAAGTAAAAATTCTAGAGAAAAGAAGAGATTCATACATTACCTGTATCAGTGGACACTAGAGCagaggatagaaaaaaaatagatgacaGTAAGAAGATGACCTCCTCCAGTCATGTTAATAAAGATTGAATCAGTGcagtaaaaatgtcaattttagtCCATCATAGTTCAAAACAATACATAAAGTCACAATAGGATACATAAATTATGgttatttattcttttctgaatgtttctgGTGTGCTGGGGCcaactttatattattttttaaggactAAGTACAATAAAAACTCAGTATCGTCTATCCATTCAAAGCGGGAAATGAACAATATATTAGAAATAACTATTAACATAAACTACCTTTTCGAGCAAAATTGGGATCGACGTCTTTGAAAGTCACGACTACAACATCCGACGCTTTGAAAATGATGCTTTCTACAATATCTTCTTTCCTGGGGCCGATGCTCGGCTCTGGGCTTTTTCTGTGGGCTGCATCCAACACCAGGTCACACTGTGGGGAAAACAGTAGAGTTAAACTACAGAGATGGTAgaaaattttagttttgcaTCCAGACTTATACAAAGAATCCAAACTCATACAAAGAATATGCTCACACTgtcagtttaaagacccactccaatgaaaattttatttttttgtatttatagcatgttcttgtagcatttttctcataatggaggaaaCTTATATAACATTATTTCCAAttaactgcatttctgagtatttttttattcaaatcgcgttggatgaggagcagatgaaaagcaGAGGTTTGAAAGAGCTCGGGTTTATGATGCAGTAACTGCCATGGTTAGGCCAGAGTCTCTTAATTCTCCACTTGCAGGCAATTAGACCCATTAATGCCTTCATTTACCTCccctgagctggcatctggttcaaaatTGTAGGGCTTGATTGTCTCCAATGttgttcgccatttttttttttgctaagctaacgttagcttgggctCGTGAGGTGCTTGTCACTAGCAGAAGAGACTAAActcaaagggctgatgggaaaattaGCAGAGCTAACAGAAGagcatttctgatgaacttctgcatCCCTGCTGacaatataacttaaaaaacaacaaaggctttttgttttgggctaaaaactacataatcataattaactACCACTAGGAACAGTTTTACgatagaaaaaaacatagatGGACTTTAATAGGTCAGTGCTTACACGCTGCTGtgattattcattttattttacaatcgaacaaattaaaaactaaatgaatacAGTACACAGCATATA from Oryzias melastigma strain HK-1 linkage group LG9, ASM292280v2, whole genome shotgun sequence encodes the following:
- the atxn2 gene encoding ataxin-2 isoform X2; translated protein: MSLKTGGNRSKPGGGNAAGGAASGAGGSGGGRQNLGRGRHSGKGPAAVIFSGVYANMRMVHVLTSVVGTKCELEVKNGSVYEGVFKTYGPECDLVLDAAHRKSPEPSIGPRKEDIVESIIFKASDVVVVTFKDVDPNFARKVSTDTDNFTDAAVTGRINGEHKEKDLEPWDGGDAHNSDSLESLDTDVSNGWDPNDMFKYNEEKYGVLSTYDSSLSTYTLPLERDNSEEFLKREARAAQLAEEIEASASYKARVALENDERTEEEKYTAVVRGERETHALSRENKYVPPGQRNREPLSWGTGRQNSPRLGQGSVGPSAPRAGPHDYSPNSGTDQRVVNGGSSHWPSPCPSPSSRPPSRYQSGPSSLPPRATTPTRPPSRPPSRPSRPSSHSSHPSYSSSSSSFSHHGPTSPASTLPKRMSSEGPPRMSPKSQRTPRSHRVPPSRIGGIPPGVDLISHNSSGEAQTAPPNRNNSSGGTWSSVVSGAHRPRSPRQNSMGGSSPGSSSLPSPQMGATEALTSAPSPTTTSPTPSMVTSPTGDAKECRIQETRQTPPSANKDIKSLDSSPSINRAVCKGPPSMPSDHRKQIDNLKKFSVDFKLQSSSNSDSSFEVSTKPVRDPADKPKDLPLDKASAVGWDAAEDNVAGVSAPASEAAPVPPTTSSNTSKPDSPAALSPSPSAADPKRTGLDVTSQGVQTSTLSGSKHEEKEEKKEAVQDQVRKSTLNPNANEFKPRFNTQPKPANTPTPPRPQGQPSPSIVVPPPQTVYGQPVCFPQMYPLTPVSPGVQKSIIWKSPAMYQVQMPHMTVSQSKPFRPGKVPNMAQQRSDQHHPPGTPTMMHPATAAGPQIVAPSQAYSAQYFTCSPQQFTSQPLVQQMTHYQSQLFGLQAQHVFSPVMQGGTRMMAPPTHGQPSLVSSSTTQYPEQTHTMYVSAGPMPQQYPHPSATLHPHPQHPQPSATPTGQGQQGGPPQHGGPPNHPAASPVQHSQHQQAAAAAAAQALHMASQPPQQQMYSALAPTPPSMTPGPNPQSPQASFPSAQQAVYIHPQQVQHGYNHSHIAHVQQAHMQSGMVPSHHAAPTHAPMMLMATQGPPGGPQGPMGQTALNPIPVSSTTHFSYLAHPQVQPHQQQL
- the atxn2 gene encoding ataxin-2 isoform X7; translated protein: MSLKTGGNRSKPGGGNAAGGAASGAGGSGGGRQNLGRGRHSGKGPAAVIFSGVYANMRMVHVLTSVVGTKCELEVKNGSVYEGVFKTYGPECDLVLDAAHRKSPEPSIGPRKEDIVESIIFKASDVVVVTFKDVDPNFARKVSTDTDNFTDAAVTGRINGEHKEKDLEPWDGGDAHNSDSLESLDTDVSNGWDPNDMFKYNEEKYGVLSTYDSSLSTYTLPLERDNSEEFLKREARAAQLAEEIEASASYKARVALENDERTEEEKYTAVVRGERETHALSRENKYVPPGQRNREPLSWGTGRQNSPRLGQGSVGPSAPRAGPHDYSPNSGTDQRVVNGGSSHWPSPCPSPSSRPPSRYQSGPSSLPPRATTPTRPPSRPPSRPSRPSSHSSHPSYSSSSSSFSHHGPTSPASTLPKRMSSEGPPRMSPKSQRTPRSHRVPPSRIGGIPPGVDLISHNSSGEAQTAPPNRNNSSGGTWSSVVSGAHRPRSPRQNSMGGSSPGSSSLPSPQMGATEALTSAPSPTTTSPTPTKECRIQETRQTPPSANKDIKSLDSSPSINRAVCKGPPSMPSDHRKQIDNLKKFSVDFKLQSSSNSDSSFEVSTKPVRDPADKPKDLPLDKASAVGWDAAEDNVAGVSAPASEAAPVPPTTSSNTSKPDSPAALSPSPSAADPKRTGLDVTSQGVQTSTLSGSKHEEKEEKKEAVQDQVRKSTLNPNANEFKPRFNTQPKPANTPTPPRPQGQPSPSIVVPPPQTVYGQPVCFPQMYPLTPVSPGVQKSIIWKSPAMYQVQMPHMTVSQSKPFRPGKVPNMAQQRSDQHHPPGTPTMMHPATAAGPQIVAPSQAYSAQYFTCSPQQFTSQPLVQQMTHYQSQLFGLQAQHVFSPVMQGGTRMMAPPTHGQPSLVSSSTTQYPEQTHTMYVSAGPMPQQYPHPSATLHPHPQHPQPSATPTGQGQQGGPPQHGGPPNHPAASPVQHSQHQQAAAAAAAAQALHMASQPPQQQMYSALAPTPPSMTPGPNPQSPQASFPSAQQAVYIHPQQVQHGYNHSHIAHVQQAHMQSGMVPSHHAAPTHAPMMLMATQGPPGGPQGPMGQTALNPIPVSSTTHFSYLAHPQVQPHQQQL